Genomic window (Chloroflexaceae bacterium):
TGGGTCACCGAGTTCGGCTGGGCCACGCGGAACAATACGCCAGGCTATGAGTACGGCAACAGCATCTCCTTCGAGACGCAGGCCGCCTGGTTGACGCGGGCGCTGGAGATCGGGCGCTACGAGTGGGCCCCGTGGGTGGGCGCGATGTTCATCTGGAACCTCAATTTCGCCATCCCCTGGCGCTACTATGGCAATGAGTTGCACGAACAGGCGTCCTTTGGCGTCCTGAACGGCGACTGGAGCCCGCGACCGGCCTTCAATGCCATTCAGGCCTTCCCCAAGCGGTAGCGTCTCGTCGGGGCGCCCAGAATAACCGGCACTCCAGGGTTTAGCATACGGCGGCAGGAGGCGGGAACCCCGCCTCCTGTCCGTGCGTCCAATCAGGAGAGTGAACGATGATCCTCAACCTCCAGCGTCATGCCCTGACCTTCGTGGCACTGACGCTCATGCTGGCGCTGGTCGCGTGTAGCGGCCCGGCCCGGCCCGGTCCCGACCAGCAAGTGAGCGCGACCACCTTGCCCGCGCCAACGGCTGCCCCTCAGCCGACAAACGTTCCGCCTGCCACTGCCGTTCCAGCTCCCACCCCCTCCGTGGTCGCCCCGGTCAATCCAGATTATCTTGAGTTCGGGGTCGTGGTGCATCTCTACTATACTGATCGGGCGCGCGTCATGCAGCTTGTGCAAAATGCCGGGTTCGACTGGGTGCGCCAGCAGATCTACTGGCGCGATATTGAAGATCCTGAGAAAGGCATCTGGGCCTGGGACGAGATTGACCAGATTGTTGAGGCGGTCAATGCCTACAATCGCAAATTGCTGGTGAACGTGGTGCGTTCTCCGACATTCTATAGCGCCACCAATGGTCTGCCCGACGATCCCGAAACCTTTGCCAACTTTATGGCCGTGCTCGCCGAGCGCTACAAAGGACGTATTCACGCCTATGAGATCTGGAACGAGCCAAACCTGGCCCACGAGACCGGCGGCGTCATTCGTTCCGAAGATGTCGGGCGCTACGTGGAGATGTTGAAACGCGCCTATGAACGCATCAAGGCGATTGACCCCGAAGCCCTGGTGCTGGCGGCGGCTTCATCTTCCACCGGGGTGACCAACGAGAGCATTGCCCTCTCCGATGAAGACTTCTACCGTACTATGTATACTTACAATGGCGGCGAAGTGCGCAACTACTTCGATATCCAGGCCGTACATCCTGGCGGCTCGGCCAATCCGCCTGATACCCTGTGGCCGGACAATCCAAGCACCGCCCAGGGTTGGACCGACCACCCCACCTTCTACTTCCGACACGTGGAGAATGTGCGCCGGTGGATGGAAGAGTACGGGATGGGCGATAAGGAGATCTGGATCACCGAGTATGGCTGGGCTACGGCCAACAATACGCCCGGTTACGAGTTTGGCAATCAGGTGAGCTTCGAGCAACAGGCCGAATACATCACCGGGGCTATTCGCCGCGCGTATGAGTTGTATCCCTGGGTCGGCAATATGTTCCTCTGGAACATGAACTTCGCTGTCACCAAGGCTGAAAACGGCCTCGATACCATGCACGAGCAGGCTTCCTTCGGCATCCTGAATCCCGATTGGAGCCCCCGTCCCTCCTATCTGGCGGTGCAGTCCCTGATTGCGGAGTTGAAGCAGAAGCAAGGACGGTAAGGCACTGACTGGAAGGATTGATCCACCGAGGACGCCGAGTCGTGTGGCTCGCTGCGTCGCGCCGCCAACATTACGGGTCAATCATTTCGAGCAACGCTACAGGGCAATTGACGGGCGCGTAGAGGCTGGCCCCGCCGGGCCAGTTCTACTCGGTGCGTACACGCAAGCCCAGACGGGCAAGCAGGGCCGTGGCCAGGGGCAACGCCGTAGCGGGCGTCAGCCATCCTTCACGGGTATGGGTGGCAAAACGCCCGAACAGACGCCGGTGTTCGGGTGGTAAGGGCACATCAGGTAGTCGCCATCCTTCCCCAGCGCGCTCGGCGATGACCGACGCGCCGCCCTGCCGCGCGACGAGGGCGTACCCCAGGCGCAGGGCCGTCGTTTCGTCGAGCGGTGTCAGCGTACCTCGATCAGCGTAGTAGTAATCAGCAGCGCCGCGCCCTCTGCGGCGGCGGATGATCCACCCCTCGCGCAAGGTTACGCGGTCGGGGGCAAGGTGAGGAACGGCATGCCAGCCGGGCGGATTGCCGGCGAAGTAGCTGATCCGTTCGCCGGGCGCAAGCTCGCGCGTGAAGGGTTCGCCCGGAGGCGCGGCGACGGGCAGCGGCGGCAGCGCTGCGATCTGATCGGCCAGGGTCAGCACGGTGAAGCCCCGGTCGCGCAGCCGCGCGAGAAGTCCCTCGCGGCGCCAGGTGGTCAGGCGGAAACGATCGCCCTCACGCTGTCCCTCGCCGCGCAACACCGGCCCGGCGGCGGGGTTATGCACCACGAAGAGATCGGGACGAACTTCTTCCAGATCGGCAGGAGCGCCAGGACGCCGTTTTGACATAATTACTGCCGGAGGCGCTGCAGGGTCGGGGCAGTATAGGCATGACAGATGGCTACGGCAAGGGCGTCGGCGGCATCATCGGGGCGGGGAACAGACTCAAGGCCAAGGGTCAGTCGCACCATCTCTTGCATTTGTTTCTTGTCGGCCCCGCCGTAGCCTGCGACGGCCTGTTTGACCGCCAGGGGTTTGTACTCGTGGATGGTGAGGCCGGCCTGCGCCAGAGCCAGCAGGGCCACGCCACGGGCCTGTCCCACTGACAACGCGGTGTTTACATTTTTGCCGAAGAACAGTTCCTCAATTGCCGCGGCGTCTGGCGCATAGCGGGCGATCAGGTCGCGCAGGCCGTCGTAGAGGAGACGTAGCCGTTCGGCTTGCGGCGTGCCGGCGGGGGTGGTGAGGGCGCCGCTGCCGATCAGGGCGAGGCGACCATTGCTGATCTCCACAATGCCCCACCCCATGATCGCCGTGCCGGGGTCGATGCCCAGGGTACGCATCGCTTCCTTCCCCCGCTCACCTGCAGGCTGGGGGAAATCCGGGTCGCTTTGTTCCGCCTCCAGGTGTCTGGTCGCGCATCAGGCGTCGGGCCTACTCGAATTTGGCGGCGATGGCGTCGGTAATCAACAGGTTGGAGTAGACCTTCTGCACATCATCAAGGTCTTCCAGTTTCTCCATCAGCCGCATGGCTGCCAGGGCGTCCTTCTCGTCAGGCTCGATCTGCGTTTTAGGGCGCATCGTCTTCTCGGCGCTGATAATGGGAATGCCCTGGTCGAGCAGCGTCTGGCGCACGGCGTTGAGTTGCGTCCACTCGCAGTAGATCTCCAGCACGTTGCCTTCGACCTCGACATCATCGGCGCCGGCGTCAATCGCCGCCAGTTGCACTTCATCGGGGTCCATCCTGGAACCCGTGAGATCCACGGTAATCAAACCCTTGAGTTCAAACATCCAACTGACCGACCCTGGTTCGCCGGGACTGCCGCCAGCCTTGTTCAGAGTGGCGCGGATATCGGAGTTGGTGCGGTTCCGATTATCGGTGGCCGTCTGGATCAGCAGGGCGATGCCGCCGGGCGCGTAGCCCTCGTAGTACACCTCTTCAAGGGCGGTCTCATTACTCTTGCCGAGACCGCGGTCAATCGCGCGCTGGATGCTCTCGCCCGGCATATTGTTCGACTTCGCCTTTTCTACGGCCAGGCGGAGGCGAAAGTTCAGATCCGGGTCGCCGCTGCCGCCCTCCTTTACTGCGAGAGTGATATCACGGGCGAGCCTGGTGAACAACTGCCCACGGCGCTGATCGGCAACGCCCTTGGAACGTCTGATCGTATGCCATTTGGAATGGCCGGACATACTCCCTCCTGAATGCGAGCTGATCTCCGGATATTATAGCATAGTGGGGGATGGTCAACACGATATGCAAACATCTGGTGCGGCCTCGTTTAGTATAGTACCCTTTGTAATGGGGGCGCGCCAGCGGGAGTCTTCGTTGGCGTGGGAGACCTTGCGCCTGTGAAAGGACGCCCGTCGATGTCCATCGCGAACACGCAGCCCGGCGACTCGGAGCGGATACGCAGGTTGCCCAACTCGATCACCGTGGTGACCACTGCGGCCGGTGACGTGCTGGTCAACTGCCCGCCCGAGACGCTCAAGTACCTCCTCGCGAACCATATCAGCCCGCCAGCGACGATCCTGATCCCTCCCGATATTCCGCCTGGAAGTGAGTTAGGCTCCGGCGGTTTTGTGCGCCGGGGTATTAACTATGCCAGCGTTGAGTTTTTGATCTACTCCAACTATTTTGTCAACGGGCGCAAGGCGCGCCTGATCACGGTGACCGAGGCTCAGGCGCGCCGACTGCGAATGTTGCTCGAGGAAACGATCAACGGTCCGACTGATGCGGCTGCGTATGGCCCTTACACCTGGCTTCAGGCCGAATGCGCGGCAGTGGCTTATTATCCGCCACTGGGCCGCGCCCCTACGCTTGAAGATATGGCCGAGGTTGTGAGCCTGGAAGCCGGTGGCGGTACGCTGGGTCCGGTGAGCATCAACCTGGAGGGTGACGCATTTGTCTTTCGTGAAGGGGCAGTAGAGCTGGCGCGCGTGAGCGCGCGCGTCAGCGAGGTGGCCCTGCCGCTGACCCTGGCGCCGCCCCGACCATTGCAACGCCAGGAGGTGACGTTGCAGTTCATCGGTGGCAGCGATGGTTTCGATCCTGATGGCATTACGACCTGTTTTCTGGCCTACCTCGGTTCTTCTGTGGAAACCCAGGCTACGCTCTTCGATGCTGCCGCTTACGCCTACGTGCGTTTGAGCCATCTCGGCCTTTCCACGAGCCATATTGCCGAGGTCGTGCTCTCACATCTGCATGAGGATCATCTGGCCGGACTACCCGAGTTGATCCTGATGGGCAGCCACCGGGTGCGATTGCTGACCTCAGATCTGATCTATCGAGGCTTGCTGCGCGTGCTGAGCGCCATGCTCGACCTGCCGATCCCCGACGTGGCGGCGCTCTTCGATTATGTGCCGTTGAATCCGGGCACGCCGCTGGAGTTAGAAGGCCGGCGCTTCGAGGCGATCTACGCTGTCCACTCGGTGCCGACGCTGGCCGTGCGGGTCAATGGGGTGTGTTATTCGGGTGATATGCGCTACGACGAGGAGTGGTTCGATGAACTGGTCGCCCGGGGCGTGCTTTCAGAGCAGCGGCGCCAGGAACTGGTACGCTTCGCCGAAGGCGCGAGCGTGCTGGTGCAGGATGTGGGCGGCGGCACGATCCACAGCACCCTGTCGCCGCGTCTGCTCAAAGCGCTGACGGCCAAGAGCCAGCGCCTGGTGCTGGCCCATACGCGCACTCATGCCCTGCCGGAGACCAGTTCCGAGATGGCCGGACGCGTCGAGTTTGCCGCCAGCGGTTCGGTGGTGGGCCTGGGTGCGCCCCTGCCCGATGATGAGCAGATCGAACTGGTCGAGACCATCGCTGCCTGTCCGCTCTTCGCGCGTCTGTCGTCCGCCGAGCGGCTCGCTCTGGCCCGGCAAGTAGAGGTTGTGAGCTTCTCTGAAGGGGAAGTGATCTTTCACGAGGGTGAACCTTCAGATGGGTGCGCCTACATTGTCCATTCGGGCATCGTAACCATTAGTATTGGCGAGGCGCCGGTGCGGGTGCTCGGGCGCGGCAGCAGTCTTGGCGAGCGAGGTGCGCTGCTCGGTGGCGCGCGCACCAGAACCCTGGTGGCCCGGGGTCAAGTAACACTGTTATGCCTGAGGCCCGAGGTCTTCTGGCCGGCGGCGGAGCGACTGGGGCTGGCGACAGCCTGCGCCCGCGCTGATTGGCTCGCCGAGACGCCGGTGTTAGGCGCGTTGCCCTGGGCCAGTCTTCTCGACCTGGCGCTTGACTTTGAGCCTCGATCGCTGAGCGTCGGAGAGCGTTTGTTTGTGAGTGGCGAGCCGGGCTATGAAGGCTACGTGCTTGTCGAGGGCGCTGTGCAATTTTCAACCGCCGAAGGTCTGGTAGTTGACGAACTCCGGCAACCAGGACGGCTTTTTGGCTACCAGGCCGCACTCTACGGCTCATCGCACCGGCTAACTGCCAGCGCTACCGCGCCGACTGTCGTCTGGGCATTAGCGGCGCCGGCGCTCGAGCGTTTCAACCTCCTGTACCCCCAGTTGCTCATGCATCTGCGAGCGCTCGGTGCGCCGAGCGCTGGCGACGCAGGTGTTTCGTTCGCGTAAACACAGGGATGCGGAGAGGCCCGGCCTCCCGCATCCCGCTCAGAACTGTTTGCCTCAGCGCGCTGCCTTGAAAACATACACGTGCACGGCCATCGCTTCCAGCGACCCCTGCAAGCGGCCCGCATTGAAGGTCATCCCTCCTGGACGCCGGTCAAAGACAGGCTTTGCCGGCCCTGACACCGGCGTGGCCAGGTTGACCGTTACCGCGGACGCCCGATCGGTCGCGTTGACGACCATCACATACACTTCATCGCCGTAGCGCCACTGCGCCGCCAGGAGATCCGGCTTGCCGGTTGGCAAGGGTGTATAGAGGCCGTCGAGCAGTATTGGCGTCAGCCGTTGCACTTCGGGCGCCAGTTCCCGCAGCGCCCCTAATACCGCCGGATGCTTCTCCAGCCGCCAGTAGCCGTCATTGTAGGTGTAGTAGATAATGCCACGCACGTTGTTGACCAGCGCCTGGTAGGTCATATTGCGGATCTCAACCGCCGTCGGCTCACGCTGCTCTGGCCAGGCAAAGGCCTGGAGATTGGCGATAATCGGGCGATTGAAGGGTCGGGCCGCGGCGATTGCGGTTGCAAGCGCGTAGTTCACGTGCCCGATACGAGCGTGCTCCCAATAGGTTTTACCAATCGGATATGACTGCATCGCGACCGTATCAGCGCTCTGCATGAATAAATGGATGCGTTGGGGGACGAAACCGCTGATGTAGGTTGGATGCTGGCGATCAACGCTTTTGACCAGTTGATTGATCCGACTTACCAGTTCCGGGGTGTAGTACTCGCCGTCGTCCACATCGTCGGCGATACTGTAGGCCAGCAGCGCCGGCCCGTCTTTGACGTGTCGAATGGCGCGCACAATGCCGGCGTCATCGAGTTCATACGGGTAGATCTCGGCGATCAGGCGCATCCCCAGCCTTGCCGCATCGGCCTGGAGGTCGGGGTAGTTGAGGCGGATCGGGGCGAGCAAAGTATTAAACCCGCTGGCGGCAATCGAGCGTAGCGTCTCTGGACGAAACTCTTCGCTGTTGTACTGGGGGTACAGCCCAAAGCCAAAGGGAAAAAAGGGCTGCCCATCCACCAGCAGGGCGCTGTCGGCGCGGATACGCACCCCCCTCTCGCTCAGCGCGCCCCCGGCGGATGGAACAGCAGTTGGCGGCGTTGTCGGCGCGGTAGGCGACGGCGCCGGTTGCTCAGCGGGGCGCGTGGGTCGCTCGGTAGCCGGGGGAACTGGGATGGACATTGGCGAAACGCTGGCGACTGGCGGGCTGGAGACAGCCGTTCCGCAGGCCAGCAACAGGATGCAGCCGAGCGGCAGTACGGCGCTCCGGCGCAGCATCCAGGCGAGTATGGAAAGTGCATGTTGCATCGTCGCTGTTCTCTGATCTCCAGAGAGCGCCACTGGAAGGTTGGGTCTGGGAGGACGCGGCCCTCCGAGACCGACTTTAGCCGGCGAGGCAGCGTTGCAGTTGCGTACAGACGTAATCCACTTGATCCTCACTCATGACACTTGAGAATGGCAAGGCCAGCGACACGTCACCCAGGTGCTCGGTTACAGGCAAATCGCCGCGCCGGTAGCCAAAGCGACTCTGGTAGAAGGGCTGCAGGTGGATGGGAGTGAAGTAGGGCCGGCTGGGGACGCCCGCCTCTGCCAACTGGCGCATCACCTGGTCGCGGCTGGCGGGCGCCACGATGCGCACTACATAGACGAACCAGCTCATCGCAGTGGTGGTTGGCGCAATGTACGGGCGTTCGACCAGTTCCAGATCGGCCAGGCGCTCGTTGTACCAGCGCGCCACCTGGGCGCGCTTCGCCAGCAGCTCGTCCAGACGCCGCACCTGCACCAGCCCCAGCGCGGCGCTCAGTTCATCCAGGCGGTAGTTATAACCCAGGCGGGTGTGGTTGAGCCAGGCGTCAAAGACATCACGCCCCTGATTGCGCAGGCTGCGGAAGAGGTCAGCCCACGCCGCGCGGTTGGTGACGATCATGCCGCCTTCGCCGGTCGTCATTTGTTTGTTAGGATAAAAGGCGAAAACCGCCGCGTCGCCGATGGCGCCTGCGGCGCGACCTTTGTAGGTTGCGCCAATTGCCTCGCAGGCGTCTTCGATCACGGCCAGGCCGTGGTCGCGGGCCACTCCCAGAATGGGATCCATGTCTGCCGGTTGCCCAAAGGCGTGGACTGGCAGCAGCGCCTTCAGCCGGCCCTTTGGCGCATGGTCGCGCAGGGCGGGCGGCAGCCAGCGCCTGGCGGCCGGCCCGCCCCGCGCCAGATCCGCAGCCGCTTCCGCCGCCAGGTTTGGATCGATATTACCGGTTGCCCGATCAACGTCTATGAAGACCGGCACCCCGCGCTCGTACAGAATGCAGTTCGCCGAGGCGATGAACGAGAACGAGGGCGTCAGCACCAGGTCGCCGTCACCGATGCCGGCGGCGATCACGCAGAGGTGCAGGCCGCTGGTTCCCGAGTTTACGCCTACCGCGTGGGCGACTCCCACCCGGTCAGCCAGGGCCTGTTCAAAGGCCTTAATCTGTGGCCCGATGCTAAGGATGGGAGTATGCAATACCTCCGTGACGGCGGCAATCTCGGCATCGGTCAGATCCGGCGAGGACATCGGAATGGATACCGTTGTGGTCATGCTAAACTCCGCGAATGCTGCTAGATGTTGAGGCCGGCCCTTTACACGCCTTGCAGGGCCTCAACCAGTTCCGCGAGACCGGCCGGGTTGTCACCGAAGTTCATGCGCCCGACGCGCCGATCAATGGCCCGCATCAGGCCGGTAAGCACCTTCCCCGGCCCCACTTCGACCACGGTGCTAATCCCCGTTTCAATCAGGCGACGCATCGAGGCGACCCAGCGCACCTCGCGGGTAAGTTGCTCGCTCAACTCCTGTCGCACCGCCTCAGCCGAGGCGAGCCAGTCGGCAGATACGTTGCCGAGCACAGGGATCGCCGGCGCCGCAATCGGCGTCGCCGCCAGCACTTCCAGAAAGCTCCCTAGCGCGGGCTGCATGAGCGGTGTATGGGGGGCCACGCTGACCTTGAGCGGAGTGGGCGGGAGGGCGCCTGGCTGCTCCTGCACCAGCGCCGCGAAGGTCTCCAGAGCGCGCCGATCACCGGCAACTACGATTTGACCGGGGCAGTTATCGTTGGCAATGGTGATCACTGCGTCGGTGATTTGCGCCGCCCTGTCGCAGAGCTGGCTCACCGTGTCCCGCGACTGGCCCAGTACGGCCATCATGCCGCCGGGAGCCAGTTCGCCTGCCGCCTTCATGGCCAGGCCACGCGCCCGTACCAACCGCAGCGCGTCGGCGAACTCGAGCGACCCTGCCGCGACCAGGGCGGCATACAGGCCCAGGCTGTGACCGGCTACTGCGGCCGGCGGCGTCGTCAGGGCCTCGCGCAGCGTTCTCCAGGCCGCGATGCTGGCCACGAAGATCGCCGGCTGAGCGTTCGCTGTATCATTCAACTCCAATTCCGGTCCATCAAAGCAGAGCGTTGACAGGGCGAAGTCAAGCACAGCGTCGGCCTCGGCAAAGACTGCCGCCGCTACAGGCGATCCCTCGACCAGCGCCTTGCCCATCCCCACAAATTGTGAGCCTTGACCGGGAAAAAGGGCCGCGTACATTGTCATGGTCTCGTTTCGCTCCTTGTGTGCGCCCCTACCGCTCCGCGGCTTCTCGCGTAAAAACCGGCCTGGCGGGATTGCCTACCACCGTCGTATCCGCCGGCACAGAACGAGTCACCACCGCG
Coding sequences:
- a CDS encoding cellulase family glycosylhydrolase — encoded protein: MILNLQRHALTFVALTLMLALVACSGPARPGPDQQVSATTLPAPTAAPQPTNVPPATAVPAPTPSVVAPVNPDYLEFGVVVHLYYTDRARVMQLVQNAGFDWVRQQIYWRDIEDPEKGIWAWDEIDQIVEAVNAYNRKLLVNVVRSPTFYSATNGLPDDPETFANFMAVLAERYKGRIHAYEIWNEPNLAHETGGVIRSEDVGRYVEMLKRAYERIKAIDPEALVLAAASSSTGVTNESIALSDEDFYRTMYTYNGGEVRNYFDIQAVHPGGSANPPDTLWPDNPSTAQGWTDHPTFYFRHVENVRRWMEEYGMGDKEIWITEYGWATANNTPGYEFGNQVSFEQQAEYITGAIRRAYELYPWVGNMFLWNMNFAVTKAENGLDTMHEQASFGILNPDWSPRPSYLAVQSLIAELKQKQGR
- the ruvC gene encoding crossover junction endodeoxyribonuclease RuvC, giving the protein MRTLGIDPGTAIMGWGIVEISNGRLALIGSGALTTPAGTPQAERLRLLYDGLRDLIARYAPDAAAIEELFFGKNVNTALSVGQARGVALLALAQAGLTIHEYKPLAVKQAVAGYGGADKKQMQEMVRLTLGLESVPRPDDAADALAVAICHAYTAPTLQRLRQ
- a CDS encoding YebC/PmpR family DNA-binding transcriptional regulator, which gives rise to MSGHSKWHTIRRSKGVADQRRGQLFTRLARDITLAVKEGGSGDPDLNFRLRLAVEKAKSNNMPGESIQRAIDRGLGKSNETALEEVYYEGYAPGGIALLIQTATDNRNRTNSDIRATLNKAGGSPGEPGSVSWMFELKGLITVDLTGSRMDPDEVQLAAIDAGADDVEVEGNVLEIYCEWTQLNAVRQTLLDQGIPIISAEKTMRPKTQIEPDEKDALAAMRLMEKLEDLDDVQKVYSNLLITDAIAAKFE
- a CDS encoding cyclic nucleotide-binding domain-containing protein, with protein sequence MSIANTQPGDSERIRRLPNSITVVTTAAGDVLVNCPPETLKYLLANHISPPATILIPPDIPPGSELGSGGFVRRGINYASVEFLIYSNYFVNGRKARLITVTEAQARRLRMLLEETINGPTDAAAYGPYTWLQAECAAVAYYPPLGRAPTLEDMAEVVSLEAGGGTLGPVSINLEGDAFVFREGAVELARVSARVSEVALPLTLAPPRPLQRQEVTLQFIGGSDGFDPDGITTCFLAYLGSSVETQATLFDAAAYAYVRLSHLGLSTSHIAEVVLSHLHEDHLAGLPELILMGSHRVRLLTSDLIYRGLLRVLSAMLDLPIPDVAALFDYVPLNPGTPLELEGRRFEAIYAVHSVPTLAVRVNGVCYSGDMRYDEEWFDELVARGVLSEQRRQELVRFAEGASVLVQDVGGGTIHSTLSPRLLKALTAKSQRLVLAHTRTHALPETSSEMAGRVEFAASGSVVGLGAPLPDDEQIELVETIAACPLFARLSSAERLALARQVEVVSFSEGEVIFHEGEPSDGCAYIVHSGIVTISIGEAPVRVLGRGSSLGERGALLGGARTRTLVARGQVTLLCLRPEVFWPAAERLGLATACARADWLAETPVLGALPWASLLDLALDFEPRSLSVGERLFVSGEPGYEGYVLVEGAVQFSTAEGLVVDELRQPGRLFGYQAALYGSSHRLTASATAPTVVWALAAPALERFNLLYPQLLMHLRALGAPSAGDAGVSFA
- a CDS encoding DegT/DnrJ/EryC1/StrS family aminotransferase, producing MTTTVSIPMSSPDLTDAEIAAVTEVLHTPILSIGPQIKAFEQALADRVGVAHAVGVNSGTSGLHLCVIAAGIGDGDLVLTPSFSFIASANCILYERGVPVFIDVDRATGNIDPNLAAEAAADLARGGPAARRWLPPALRDHAPKGRLKALLPVHAFGQPADMDPILGVARDHGLAVIEDACEAIGATYKGRAAGAIGDAAVFAFYPNKQMTTGEGGMIVTNRAAWADLFRSLRNQGRDVFDAWLNHTRLGYNYRLDELSAALGLVQVRRLDELLAKRAQVARWYNERLADLELVERPYIAPTTTAMSWFVYVVRIVAPASRDQVMRQLAEAGVPSRPYFTPIHLQPFYQSRFGYRRGDLPVTEHLGDVSLALPFSSVMSEDQVDYVCTQLQRCLAG
- the fabD gene encoding ACP S-malonyltransferase yields the protein MTMYAALFPGQGSQFVGMGKALVEGSPVAAAVFAEADAVLDFALSTLCFDGPELELNDTANAQPAIFVASIAAWRTLREALTTPPAAVAGHSLGLYAALVAAGSLEFADALRLVRARGLAMKAAGELAPGGMMAVLGQSRDTVSQLCDRAAQITDAVITIANDNCPGQIVVAGDRRALETFAALVQEQPGALPPTPLKVSVAPHTPLMQPALGSFLEVLAATPIAAPAIPVLGNVSADWLASAEAVRQELSEQLTREVRWVASMRRLIETGISTVVEVGPGKVLTGLMRAIDRRVGRMNFGDNPAGLAELVEALQGV